Proteins encoded together in one Fimbriiglobus ruber window:
- a CDS encoding DUF4175 family protein: protein MPAIELRPAFRQRVRALTRQMWALHVGRGVARTAVVAVALVTALAAVDYFVELPVLARAALFVPGAVVVAVLAARWVVRPALTWGRARVAVVLEALFPRLGQRLRTALEHGPRSADELARAGVAPGLVAALEEETAEKVKPLPFQAALPVRPMVLAGVAGAVCIAALVFSASQAPEWRTALGRVMLSPDPYTALSVSTSADTVDEGADVNVHATLTGRTRPAVVLHVRPLGESEWRDETMDEADGGFSARLPKLRSSVEFFVSAGPDSTPVQQITVRRYLKITGTRVEVRSPDYTGVAPVTHEIGSFSAVQGSTARFQFELDRPPAAAALVVKEPGKSAASRRIDMTVRDREVSVELPLAADIEYSVDARDAAGVPVVANRARVRVTADQPPAVWFEEPTESMEVHTLAEVLMRARARDDFGVSKVGIVFQVNNEEERTLVVQDVKEPFQRTAAAGQMLLLEQFLLTEKDCVAYYAFAEDNHPGTPQRVTTELRFIDIRPFKRTYKVFDAPDAPPGPQRELIFLDEVIARQRFNLNQTIRLETRSKARLDVAQVDKVAAFENKLATQTHDLADFLAGLGADGTALLTQAEETMLSAVDSLQGAKFTTALAQERDALRYLMEARNTVQQSLPKLSKAARAQARAFDRIQRQKLRRQDEKAETLAAIANELGQLASQEDDVFQMLAVAGNAGGAGGKASDPMKTPPAADKPGTPDQAKPAPAADKPDPNKPGAGKPDPEKPDPNKPGSGQPDPEKPDPNKPGAGKPDPEKPDPNKPAPGTPDPTKPAGDKPAPGAPDPAKPAEGDKPGPGSMPPVKPDEASDPIRERQDEIAARASVLDKTAASAKGLTELAKKRIADAAKAANGAADALGQQNRADAKKDAEGARDLFRLAAKQVAALAAEEAAQQLAAARDLANDIALQTAPPTDPQAGGMGGSSDDKKMGLGGAAEQAKTLKDVLEQIAGAGSESSAEAARRAGTLLKQEDLGAAIGRLEKPGAGADKTERQDLAERFAALGQKLDQAHRELIAPRLEELAKLEREAAELAQRLGAAGDDTASERVRPLIAEFVEKLDKARLGELVGPELREGIRGASGVAAAAGYARKLAVVREKLVAKLQEFVAGDRYTTGGEAVPPEYRELVDRYLRALSAGSTK from the coding sequence ATGCCCGCAATCGAACTTCGGCCGGCGTTCCGCCAGCGGGTCCGCGCGCTGACCCGACAGATGTGGGCCCTCCACGTCGGCCGCGGCGTCGCCCGGACGGCCGTGGTCGCCGTGGCCCTGGTCACCGCGCTGGCGGCCGTCGACTACTTCGTGGAGCTGCCCGTCCTGGCGCGGGCGGCTCTCTTCGTGCCCGGCGCGGTCGTCGTGGCCGTCCTCGCGGCGCGGTGGGTCGTCCGCCCGGCGCTGACGTGGGGCCGGGCACGGGTCGCGGTCGTCCTCGAAGCACTTTTCCCTCGCCTCGGCCAACGGTTGCGGACTGCCCTGGAACACGGCCCCCGGTCCGCCGACGAACTGGCCCGCGCGGGCGTAGCCCCCGGTCTGGTCGCCGCACTCGAAGAGGAGACGGCGGAGAAGGTCAAGCCGCTGCCGTTCCAGGCCGCACTGCCCGTCCGCCCGATGGTCCTTGCGGGCGTGGCCGGCGCCGTTTGCATCGCCGCGTTGGTCTTCTCGGCATCTCAGGCTCCCGAGTGGCGGACCGCCCTCGGCCGGGTGATGCTCTCGCCCGACCCGTACACGGCCCTCTCAGTTTCCACGTCGGCAGACACGGTTGATGAGGGGGCCGACGTCAACGTTCACGCGACCTTGACCGGCCGGACCCGCCCGGCGGTCGTCCTGCACGTCCGCCCACTCGGCGAATCGGAGTGGCGGGACGAGACGATGGACGAAGCGGACGGGGGGTTCAGTGCCCGGCTACCGAAACTCCGGTCGTCGGTGGAGTTCTTCGTCTCCGCCGGCCCGGACAGCACTCCCGTCCAACAAATCACCGTCCGCCGTTACCTCAAGATTACGGGCACCCGCGTCGAGGTCCGGTCGCCCGACTACACCGGGGTCGCCCCCGTGACGCACGAGATCGGGAGCTTTTCCGCGGTCCAGGGGAGCACGGCCCGCTTCCAGTTTGAACTCGACCGCCCGCCGGCTGCCGCCGCGCTGGTCGTGAAAGAGCCGGGGAAATCGGCTGCGTCCCGCCGGATTGACATGACTGTCCGGGACCGGGAAGTCTCGGTCGAGTTACCGCTCGCGGCCGACATCGAATACTCCGTCGACGCGCGGGACGCGGCAGGCGTGCCGGTAGTCGCGAACCGGGCCCGCGTGCGGGTGACGGCCGACCAACCGCCCGCCGTCTGGTTCGAGGAGCCGACCGAGAGCATGGAAGTCCACACGCTCGCGGAAGTCCTCATGCGGGCCCGCGCCCGGGACGATTTCGGCGTCTCCAAGGTCGGCATTGTCTTCCAGGTCAACAACGAAGAAGAACGAACGCTGGTCGTCCAGGACGTCAAAGAACCGTTCCAGCGGACGGCCGCGGCCGGGCAAATGCTCCTGCTCGAACAGTTCCTGCTCACGGAAAAAGACTGCGTCGCCTACTACGCGTTCGCCGAGGACAACCACCCCGGCACACCCCAGCGGGTCACGACCGAACTCCGGTTCATCGACATCCGCCCGTTCAAGCGAACCTACAAGGTCTTCGACGCACCGGACGCGCCGCCCGGCCCGCAGCGGGAACTGATCTTCCTCGACGAGGTCATCGCCCGACAGCGGTTCAATTTGAACCAGACCATCCGGCTGGAGACCCGGTCGAAGGCCCGGCTCGATGTGGCCCAGGTGGACAAGGTCGCCGCCTTTGAAAACAAGCTGGCGACCCAGACTCACGACCTGGCCGATTTCCTGGCGGGCCTCGGTGCGGACGGCACCGCCCTTTTGACCCAGGCGGAAGAAACGATGCTCTCCGCGGTGGACTCGCTCCAGGGGGCGAAATTCACCACCGCGCTCGCCCAGGAACGGGACGCGCTGCGATACCTGATGGAAGCACGGAACACGGTCCAGCAATCCCTGCCCAAACTGTCCAAAGCCGCGCGAGCCCAGGCCAGGGCGTTCGACCGGATCCAACGACAGAAGCTCCGTCGGCAAGACGAAAAGGCGGAGACCCTGGCAGCCATCGCTAACGAACTGGGGCAGCTCGCCAGTCAAGAAGATGACGTCTTCCAAATGCTCGCCGTGGCGGGGAACGCTGGCGGCGCGGGCGGGAAAGCCAGCGACCCGATGAAGACGCCGCCCGCGGCGGACAAACCGGGCACTCCCGACCAAGCCAAGCCGGCACCGGCCGCCGATAAGCCCGACCCGAACAAGCCGGGTGCGGGTAAACCCGACCCGGAGAAGCCCGACCCGAACAAACCGGGCTCTGGTCAGCCCGACCCAGAAAAGCCTGACCCGAACAAACCGGGTGCGGGTAAACCCGACCCGGAAAAGCCCGACCCGAACAAACCGGCCCCGGGCACTCCCGATCCCACAAAGCCGGCCGGGGACAAGCCTGCTCCGGGCGCACCCGATCCCGCGAAACCGGCCGAAGGGGATAAACCCGGCCCCGGCTCGATGCCCCCGGTCAAGCCCGATGAAGCCTCGGACCCGATCCGGGAGCGGCAGGACGAAATCGCGGCGCGGGCCAGCGTCCTCGACAAGACGGCCGCCTCTGCCAAGGGGCTTACCGAACTCGCAAAGAAGCGGATCGCGGACGCGGCCAAAGCCGCGAACGGCGCCGCCGACGCACTCGGGCAGCAGAACCGGGCCGACGCCAAGAAGGACGCCGAGGGCGCCCGCGATCTCTTCCGCCTCGCGGCGAAGCAGGTGGCGGCGCTCGCGGCGGAGGAAGCGGCCCAGCAACTCGCCGCCGCCCGCGACCTCGCGAACGATATCGCCCTCCAAACGGCCCCGCCAACCGACCCGCAGGCGGGTGGAATGGGCGGCAGTAGCGACGACAAGAAAATGGGGCTCGGGGGCGCCGCCGAACAAGCCAAGACGCTCAAGGACGTGCTGGAGCAGATCGCCGGTGCCGGATCCGAAAGTTCCGCCGAGGCCGCCCGCCGGGCCGGGACGCTACTCAAGCAGGAAGACCTCGGGGCGGCAATCGGGCGGCTCGAAAAGCCCGGTGCCGGGGCCGACAAGACCGAGCGGCAGGACCTCGCCGAGCGGTTCGCCGCCTTGGGCCAAAAGCTCGACCAGGCTCACCGGGAACTGATCGCGCCGCGGCTGGAGGAACTCGCCAAGCTGGAGCGCGAGGCGGCCGAACTGGCCCAACGCCTGGGCGCCGCCGGGGACGACACCGCCAGCGAACGTGTCCGCCCCCTGATCGCCGAATTCGTCGAAAAACTGGACAAAGCCCGGCTCGGCGAACTCGTCGGCCCCGAACTCCGCGAGGGGATTCGCGGCGCGTCGGGCGTGGCGGCCGCCGCCGGGTACGCCCGCAAACTGGCCGTCGTCCGCGAAAAGCTCGTGGCGAAGCTCCAGGAATTCGTGGCCGGAGACCGGTACACGACCGGCGGCGAGGCCGTGCCGCCCGAATACCGTGAATTGGTCGACCGTTACCTCCGCGCGCTGTCGGCGGGAAGCACGAAGTAA
- a CDS encoding glutamine amidotransferase, whose amino-acid sequence MTLDFSSGWAVAPWLTAAVLALVWMRWQVGPPAVRSRQRVLWVLRGCILAALVAIGLNPVHVAVTPGAVHRPEIHVLLDASQSMLLGSPESRWAEGTALLRDALAKSPDRADVHVHRFGQRLVPVDVTAFLAGGDLARPDDADTQLATAFRQLAGRLGREAPASVVVISDGQVRDPAALDDMAALWRRLRVPVHVVPVGRAAVGGDVAIVAAVAPAKVRKQSQVDINVFLRSFGFAGQRTELQLQALDENGALRRTIRTLPVTLQDGVQTLTLNFRTEPDMKRLRLHIPPAARDLAPANNDFPLEMEVDRTKIRVLVVDGSGASVIPVGQFAADASDDADTPYAPLRDALLADPDVQVTVYVVPTGGTVPRRVVSRETAHLNPAFPQTAAELLAYDAIILSDVPRAALNDEALGWIEEWIGKRGGGLVMAGGPRSFGAGAWAGSPLERLLPVELLGGNDWETTPTTPEPAGSELHPIWRLFEDERATRTALRILPEASGRNNWVRVKPQSGTLLADQKPETGAATPPLLAVGAYGRGRTAALATSLSAAWAPRFTRTWGEGDNRHFAKFARNLIYWATETSGIGRRRLVATTDKRFYRPGETVAIAAQAFDEAADRTSRYRVVASLEPRQLGSADLPPCPVKWPAGRPRPAGESGVLAGWGDEIELQLDPQTKDYFLTLPLVEALAGAQTGQAFKLELTAYQGQTQVDSSSTDVQILSDPFEQQNPLPNREFLTALARATGGRELTDAKSLADVLADVSTAESPSTVRRTPLWSRGSILGILLALLAAEWFWRRWHGLA is encoded by the coding sequence ATGACCTTGGATTTTAGCTCGGGGTGGGCGGTCGCGCCGTGGCTTACGGCCGCCGTCCTCGCACTGGTGTGGATGCGGTGGCAGGTCGGACCGCCGGCCGTCCGCTCCCGCCAGCGGGTGCTGTGGGTCTTGCGCGGGTGCATCCTGGCGGCGCTTGTGGCGATCGGCCTCAACCCCGTCCACGTCGCCGTCACGCCCGGTGCCGTCCACCGGCCCGAAATCCACGTCCTGCTCGACGCCTCCCAAAGCATGCTCCTCGGCAGTCCCGAGTCTCGCTGGGCAGAGGGGACGGCACTCCTCCGCGACGCACTCGCCAAGTCGCCGGACCGCGCGGATGTCCACGTCCACCGGTTCGGCCAGCGGCTCGTCCCGGTGGACGTGACCGCATTCCTCGCGGGCGGGGATCTCGCCCGCCCGGACGACGCGGATACGCAACTCGCCACCGCCTTCCGGCAACTCGCCGGCCGACTCGGCCGCGAGGCGCCGGCGTCCGTCGTTGTCATTTCAGACGGGCAGGTTCGCGACCCGGCCGCCCTCGACGACATGGCGGCCCTCTGGCGCCGCCTGCGCGTCCCGGTCCACGTCGTCCCGGTCGGCCGCGCCGCCGTGGGCGGGGACGTCGCCATCGTCGCGGCCGTCGCCCCGGCCAAGGTGCGGAAGCAATCCCAGGTCGACATCAACGTGTTCCTGCGATCCTTCGGCTTCGCCGGCCAGCGGACGGAACTCCAGCTTCAAGCACTGGACGAAAACGGCGCGTTGCGCCGGACCATCCGCACTCTTCCGGTCACGCTGCAGGACGGCGTCCAAACACTGACTCTGAACTTCCGTACCGAACCGGACATGAAGCGGCTCCGGCTGCACATCCCACCGGCCGCCCGCGACCTCGCCCCGGCGAACAACGACTTCCCCCTCGAAATGGAAGTTGACCGGACGAAGATCCGCGTTTTGGTGGTGGACGGGTCGGGCGCTTCCGTGATCCCCGTCGGGCAGTTCGCCGCCGACGCCAGCGACGATGCGGACACGCCCTACGCCCCCCTCCGCGACGCCCTTCTCGCCGACCCCGATGTCCAGGTCACGGTTTATGTCGTGCCGACGGGCGGCACCGTCCCCCGGCGGGTCGTGAGCCGGGAAACAGCCCACCTGAACCCGGCGTTCCCCCAGACCGCGGCCGAATTGCTGGCCTACGACGCCATTATCCTCTCGGACGTGCCGCGGGCGGCGTTGAACGACGAGGCTCTGGGCTGGATCGAGGAGTGGATCGGCAAGCGGGGCGGCGGGTTGGTGATGGCGGGCGGCCCGCGAAGCTTCGGCGCCGGGGCGTGGGCGGGTTCGCCGCTCGAGCGCCTGCTGCCGGTCGAACTCCTCGGCGGAAACGATTGGGAAACCACCCCGACGACACCGGAACCGGCCGGCAGCGAACTTCACCCCATCTGGCGGCTGTTTGAAGACGAACGGGCCACCCGCACGGCTCTGCGTATCCTCCCGGAAGCGTCCGGCCGGAACAACTGGGTACGGGTCAAACCCCAGTCCGGCACACTACTCGCCGACCAGAAGCCCGAGACCGGGGCCGCGACGCCCCCGCTCCTGGCTGTCGGGGCGTACGGCCGCGGCCGCACGGCGGCGCTCGCCACCTCGCTCTCGGCCGCCTGGGCTCCGCGGTTCACCCGGACCTGGGGTGAGGGTGACAACCGGCACTTCGCGAAGTTCGCCCGGAACTTGATTTACTGGGCCACGGAAACGTCCGGAATCGGCCGCCGCCGGCTGGTCGCGACCACCGATAAACGCTTCTATCGGCCCGGCGAGACCGTCGCGATCGCGGCCCAGGCGTTCGACGAGGCGGCCGACCGGACTAGCCGGTATCGCGTCGTCGCTTCGCTCGAACCCCGGCAGCTCGGGAGCGCGGACTTGCCTCCCTGCCCGGTCAAATGGCCGGCCGGGCGGCCGCGACCGGCGGGTGAATCCGGTGTCCTCGCTGGCTGGGGGGACGAGATCGAACTCCAGCTCGACCCACAGACCAAGGACTATTTCCTGACGCTGCCGTTGGTCGAGGCCTTGGCCGGCGCGCAGACCGGCCAGGCGTTCAAGCTGGAACTGACGGCGTACCAGGGGCAAACCCAGGTCGACAGCAGTTCGACCGACGTGCAGATCCTGAGTGACCCGTTCGAGCAGCAGAATCCGCTGCCGAACCGCGAATTCCTGACCGCCCTCGCCCGGGCCACCGGCGGCCGCGAACTCACGGACGCGAAATCGTTGGCAGACGTCCTGGCGGACGTGTCGACCGCGGAGAGCCCGTCGACGGTCCGTCGCACGCCGCTCTGGAGCCGCGGGTCGATTCTGGGAATCCTCCTGGCGCTTCTGGCCGCGGAATGGTTCTGGCGGCGGTGGCACGGACTTGCTTGA
- a CDS encoding BlaI/MecI/CopY family transcriptional regulator, translated as MGRAAREITDAEMAILTELWQRPSATVRELTEALYGNTPAALLATVQKLLDRLEAKNCVARDRDRWPHHYTAAVKRDELVGNRLQAAADQLTDGDLAPLLTHLVRSQKLTAKDREQLRKVLDELDGKASGKTK; from the coding sequence ATGGGCCGGGCGGCACGAGAAATCACGGACGCGGAAATGGCGATCCTCACCGAGTTGTGGCAACGGCCCTCGGCGACCGTCCGCGAACTCACCGAAGCCCTCTACGGCAACACCCCAGCCGCGTTGCTGGCCACCGTTCAAAAACTGCTCGACCGGCTGGAAGCGAAGAACTGCGTCGCCCGCGACCGGGACCGGTGGCCCCACCACTACACCGCGGCCGTGAAGCGGGACGAACTCGTCGGCAACCGCCTCCAGGCCGCCGCGGACCAGCTCACCGACGGCGACCTGGCTCCCCTCCTCACCCACCTCGTCCGCTCGCAGAAACTCACGGCCAAGGACCGCGAACAGCTGCGCAAAGTCCTCGACGAACTCGACGGGAAGGCCTCCGGTAAGACGAAGTGA
- a CDS encoding M56 family metallopeptidase — MSVAHMMLGNAAVAAVLVLFAAVVGSVCRSPAVRHVAWLLVLLKLVTPPLFNIPLPILPAPRVELPAGQPTLLTTTPAGAVSPLAGNTTPRPTWWDRLRDYGAVEWAVGVWAAGSAVWFVWQCRRIVRFRRRLRDAEDAGEEVNAAVARIARELGIANPPPVRIASGIGSPMLWGAGRSTVVLFPSELLTRLGPEARDTLLAHELAHFHRRDHWVRLLEFVATGLYWWHPAVWMARAGIEAAEEECCDSWVVAGLAASPRRYAEALLATVDFIAESQRPCLPPAACGANRGTKLLYRRLTGIMHAERPSRIRGAAALVYVPLAAALVFQPVLQAASPQVLEPFSVASIALPTNAPPTRCPAPRKLIEPSAWATARAPGGAVTAIARDHEVVLRGADGADHVLGPGKPVALAFAPTGNRAATAGPGAAVRLWDDGGRLLADRYAPADARAVAYTPDGTRLLVLDAAGGISVFDPATLAPLDRWAVDGPANSITCTPDGRAVVIAFGSWLDADVGWTECWSIAEHRKMASYTAASAVGATRLSPDGRTLVVGSWDGLVAWRGLPQGDLIAERQLPKNLVAAAAFSPDAGTLPLEPPPPPVQVQGWPEVQVAPVANR; from the coding sequence ATGAGCGTGGCACACATGATGCTCGGCAACGCCGCGGTCGCCGCCGTCCTCGTGCTGTTCGCCGCGGTCGTCGGGTCCGTCTGCCGGTCGCCGGCCGTCCGGCACGTCGCCTGGTTGTTGGTGCTGTTGAAACTGGTCACGCCCCCTCTCTTTAACATTCCCCTCCCGATTCTTCCGGCCCCTCGGGTCGAATTACCCGCCGGCCAGCCCACCCTTTTGACCACGACGCCTGCCGGCGCGGTTTCGCCGCTTGCCGGAAACACCACGCCTCGTCCGACGTGGTGGGATCGGCTCCGGGATTATGGAGCCGTCGAGTGGGCGGTGGGCGTGTGGGCCGCCGGGAGTGCCGTCTGGTTCGTCTGGCAGTGCCGGCGAATTGTCCGATTCCGGCGGCGCCTCCGGGACGCGGAAGACGCGGGGGAGGAAGTCAACGCGGCCGTGGCCCGCATCGCCCGGGAGTTGGGTATCGCGAACCCGCCGCCCGTGCGTATCGCGTCGGGGATCGGTTCGCCAATGTTGTGGGGCGCGGGGCGCAGCACGGTCGTCCTTTTTCCCAGTGAACTTCTGACTCGCCTGGGCCCCGAAGCCCGGGACACGCTGCTGGCCCACGAACTCGCCCACTTCCACCGGCGCGACCACTGGGTCCGGCTGCTCGAATTCGTGGCCACCGGGCTCTACTGGTGGCACCCGGCGGTGTGGATGGCCCGCGCGGGAATCGAGGCGGCAGAAGAAGAATGCTGCGATTCGTGGGTCGTCGCCGGTCTCGCCGCGTCCCCGCGGCGGTACGCCGAAGCCCTGCTCGCCACGGTCGACTTCATCGCGGAATCCCAGCGGCCCTGTCTCCCGCCCGCCGCCTGTGGGGCGAACCGGGGCACGAAACTCCTCTACCGGCGCCTGACTGGAATCATGCACGCCGAGCGGCCCAGCCGGATTCGCGGTGCGGCAGCTTTGGTCTACGTTCCACTTGCGGCCGCCCTGGTGTTCCAGCCGGTATTGCAGGCGGCGTCGCCACAGGTGTTGGAACCCTTTTCGGTCGCCTCGATCGCGCTTCCCACGAATGCCCCGCCGACCCGGTGCCCGGCGCCCCGGAAGCTGATCGAGCCGTCGGCCTGGGCCACCGCGCGGGCGCCCGGCGGGGCCGTGACCGCGATCGCCCGCGACCACGAGGTCGTCCTCCGCGGGGCGGATGGGGCGGACCACGTACTCGGTCCCGGCAAGCCGGTCGCGCTCGCGTTCGCTCCAACTGGTAACCGAGCCGCCACCGCCGGCCCCGGCGCCGCGGTCAGGCTGTGGGACGACGGCGGCCGCCTGCTCGCCGACCGCTACGCCCCGGCCGACGCGCGGGCCGTCGCGTACACCCCGGACGGCACCCGACTCCTGGTGCTGGACGCCGCGGGCGGCATTTCCGTCTTCGACCCCGCGACGCTCGCGCCCCTGGACCGGTGGGCTGTCGACGGGCCGGCCAACAGCATCACTTGTACTCCGGACGGCCGGGCCGTCGTCATCGCGTTCGGCTCGTGGCTCGACGCGGACGTCGGGTGGACTGAATGCTGGTCGATCGCCGAACACCGGAAGATGGCCAGCTATACCGCGGCGTCCGCGGTCGGGGCAACGCGGCTCTCACCCGACGGCCGGACGCTGGTCGTCGGGAGCTGGGACGGGCTGGTCGCCTGGCGGGGGCTGCCGCAGGGCGATCTGATCGCGGAGCGGCAACTCCCGAAGAACCTGGTGGCGGCCGCGGCGTTTTCACCCGACGCGGGGACGCTGCCCCTGGAGCCGCCGCCCCCGCCGGTCCAGGTTCAAGGATGGCCCGAGGTACAGGTCGCTCCTGTCGCCAATCGTTGA
- a CDS encoding winged helix-turn-helix domain-containing protein, with protein sequence MPGKKAGWGLKVRFWVERDGRTVLGPGRVELLEHIDRQRSISAAAKQMNMSYRRAWELVRNINEAAGVPLVEAITGGPGGGGATVTPQGHEALRLYRELAARFARSAKDAELSDNPLVVPPSQE encoded by the coding sequence ATGCCCGGCAAGAAAGCCGGTTGGGGCCTGAAAGTTCGATTCTGGGTCGAGCGGGACGGGCGAACCGTCCTCGGGCCCGGCCGGGTGGAACTACTCGAACACATCGACCGCCAGCGGAGTATTTCGGCCGCGGCCAAGCAGATGAATATGTCGTACCGGCGGGCGTGGGAACTGGTGCGCAACATCAACGAGGCTGCCGGGGTGCCGCTCGTCGAGGCGATCACCGGCGGTCCGGGCGGTGGCGGTGCAACCGTCACCCCACAGGGGCACGAGGCGCTCCGCCTGTACCGGGAACTCGCGGCGCGATTCGCCCGTTCCGCCAAAGATGCCGAACTGTCAGACAACCCACTGGTCGTTCCACCGAGCCAGGAATAA
- a CDS encoding glycerophosphodiester phosphodiesterase yields the protein MTRLAASLILMSTALLAPAADPPVEIVGHRGASHDAPENTVASFKLSWAQKADGSELDIYLTKDGKAVVIHDKDTKRTAGTGMAVPGATLDELRALDVGRWKGERFAGEKIPTLDEMLATAPTGKRVFVEVKCGPEVVAELDRVLRASKLEPNQTPVIAFSADVIAAVKKARPDVPAYWLVTLNPKGAKPRMAEELIAKAKEIHADGLDLSASDVLDDAFARKVKAAGLKLYVWTVNDPIVAKRLVGIGVDGITTDRPGWLREQLAK from the coding sequence ATGACACGACTCGCCGCCAGCCTAATCCTTATGAGTACCGCACTCCTCGCCCCTGCCGCCGACCCGCCCGTCGAGATTGTCGGGCACCGCGGTGCGTCCCACGACGCACCGGAGAATACCGTCGCCTCGTTCAAGCTGTCGTGGGCCCAGAAAGCCGACGGTTCGGAACTCGACATCTACCTGACCAAGGACGGGAAGGCCGTCGTCATCCACGACAAGGACACCAAGCGGACGGCCGGGACCGGCATGGCCGTGCCCGGGGCCACGCTGGACGAGCTACGGGCCCTGGACGTGGGCCGGTGGAAAGGGGAGCGGTTCGCCGGGGAGAAGATCCCGACCCTCGATGAGATGCTGGCCACCGCTCCCACGGGCAAGCGAGTATTCGTCGAGGTTAAATGCGGACCTGAGGTCGTTGCCGAACTCGACCGGGTGCTGAGGGCGTCGAAGCTCGAACCGAACCAGACTCCGGTCATCGCCTTCAGCGCTGACGTGATCGCCGCGGTGAAGAAGGCCCGCCCGGACGTGCCGGCCTACTGGCTTGTCACCCTGAACCCCAAAGGCGCGAAACCGCGGATGGCCGAGGAACTGATCGCCAAGGCCAAGGAAATCCACGCCGACGGGCTCGACCTGTCCGCGTCCGACGTTCTGGACGACGCCTTCGCCCGGAAGGTCAAGGCGGCCGGCTTGAAGCTTTACGTTTGGACGGTGAACGATCCGATCGTTGCCAAGCGGTTGGTAGGCATTGGCGTGGATGGGATTACGACCGACCGGCCCGGCTGGCTTCGCGAGCAACTGGCGAAGTAA
- a CDS encoding metallophosphoesterase family protein: protein MRILIVSDIHANPAALAAVREPHDVCLCLGDLVEYGPSPTPCLAWVREHAKHTVRGNHDHGVAQGVDVQGVSGFRYLTMASRQSTATQLGADDRRYLARLPTSVMTTIGGKRFLLVHASPRDPLDEYVPTDPAAWAAQLNGLRVDYLCVGHTHQQFTLAAGGTTVVNPGSIGLQRDGDPRARYAVIDDDKVELKRAEYDVDKTIAAVHATDMSPLAKRMLADVYRTGRYVHPPELPLPPAMTNGAYKNGYHANGNGHSVNGNGHSANGNGHAKPTDTGNKNTDAA from the coding sequence ATGCGAATCCTGATCGTATCCGACATTCACGCCAACCCGGCCGCCCTCGCGGCGGTCCGGGAACCGCACGACGTTTGCCTTTGCCTGGGCGACCTCGTCGAGTACGGCCCGTCCCCAACCCCGTGCCTGGCGTGGGTCCGCGAACATGCCAAACACACCGTCCGCGGGAACCACGACCACGGCGTCGCCCAGGGCGTCGACGTGCAGGGCGTGAGCGGATTCCGGTATTTGACGATGGCGAGCCGCCAGTCGACCGCGACCCAACTCGGGGCGGACGACCGCCGGTATCTGGCCCGCCTGCCCACGTCCGTCATGACCACCATCGGCGGCAAGCGGTTCCTGCTCGTCCACGCCTCGCCCCGTGACCCGCTCGACGAATACGTCCCGACCGACCCGGCCGCGTGGGCCGCGCAGTTGAACGGGTTGCGGGTCGATTACCTTTGCGTCGGGCACACGCACCAGCAATTCACACTTGCGGCCGGCGGCACAACCGTGGTAAACCCCGGGAGCATCGGGCTCCAGCGGGACGGCGACCCCCGGGCCAGGTACGCCGTCATTGACGACGACAAGGTCGAGCTGAAGCGGGCCGAGTACGACGTGGACAAAACGATCGCAGCCGTCCACGCGACGGACATGAGCCCGCTCGCCAAACGGATGCTGGCGGACGTATATCGGACTGGCCGTTACGTTCACCCGCCCGAACTGCCGCTACCGCCTGCCATGACCAACGGCGCTTACAAAAACGGGTATCACGCGAACGGCAACGGCCACAGCGTCAACGGGAATGGTCATAGCGCCAACGGGAACGGCCACGCCAAACCGACGGACACCGGCAATAAAAATACGGACGCGGCCTGA